A region from the Candidatus Methanomethylicota archaeon genome encodes:
- the cmr5 gene encoding type III-B CRISPR module-associated protein Cmr5, whose translation MQKSISPEERAVNDFKLVYKLFQDIVNSLGKDKEEFGKSFRARSRETPSLIYEIGVIPTISFIYAKTKDSEKQTYVTFIDFVTKAQATSENLKKLNSTEGGYAAYLYLILSEIKRLIPKINIDPKSPLSCIEVLTGSELLTILPSLLMPYLLEIKRLAEAVFPPGR comes from the coding sequence ATGCAGAAATCAATAAGCCCAGAAGAAAGGGCTGTAAACGACTTTAAACTTGTGTATAAGCTTTTTCAAGATATAGTGAATTCGTTAGGTAAAGATAAGGAAGAGTTTGGTAAATCCTTTAGAGCTAGATCAAGGGAAACTCCCTCTCTTATATATGAAATTGGAGTGATACCTACAATAAGTTTCATATATGCTAAAACTAAAGATTCAGAAAAACAGACATATGTAACCTTCATCGATTTTGTCACAAAAGCCCAAGCTACATCGGAAAATTTAAAGAAACTTAACTCAACAGAAGGGGGTTATGCTGCTTATCTCTATCTAATTCTTTCAGAAATAAAGAGACTTATCCCTAAAATCAATATAGATCCAAAGTCCCCTCTCTCATGTATAGAAGTATTAACAGGTTCAGAGCTTTTAACAATTCTCCCATCACTTCTCATGCCATATTTGCTAGAAATAAAGAGGCTTGCTGAAGCTGTTTTCCCACCTGGAAGGTAA